One genomic window of Trichomycterus rosablanca isolate fTriRos1 chromosome 1, fTriRos1.hap1, whole genome shotgun sequence includes the following:
- the LOC134319157 gene encoding uncharacterized protein LOC134319157, with protein MSDVCSPVNSIESDMLASCGTTDESQSPTQCLCSDSGSQLSLQSKKVISETLVGIQRKLSDQSLTEIISPDNSDAISDLISGILRQIQESPSLDASELISSSSSESSFISLSHDCKAQSGSEIMGDKLVMKNIQPHIGTISKAQRKPSDVNGDVINSLVLEVLGSALFENPSEKTSHLDALNRDQTVRLVKSSDNTAGPERPCHQRPKSCPLLKKDSTSNAAGASASQTPENPTGKKQKKKKSVRSLFMMAWKVVKRTFTRRSNKIAPI; from the exons ATGTCTGATGTATGTTCACCAGTGAATTCTATAGAATCAGACATGTTGGCAAGTTGTGGCACCACAGATGAAAGCCAGAGTCCGACCCAGTGCTTATGCTCAGATTCTGGTTCCCAGCTGAGCTTACAATCAAAAAAGGTCATAAGTGAAACTCTGGTGGGAATCCAAAGGAAATTATCAGACCAGTCTTTAACTGAAATCATCTCACCAGATAACAGTGATGCCATCAGTGACCTCATCAGTGGCATCCTAAGGCAGATCCAGGAATCACCCAGCCTGGATGCCAGTGAGCTAATCTCCTCCAGCTCTTCAGAAAGCAGCTTCATTTCACTCTCACATGATTGTAAAGCTCAGTCTGGTTCTGAGATCATGGGGGATAAATTAGTAATGAAGAACATCCAGCCACACATTGGTACCATCAGCAAGGCTCAAAGGAAACCTTCAGATGTGAATGGAGATGTTATCAACTCTCTGGTTCTAGAGGTTTTGGGATCTGCTCTGTTTGAAAACCCTTCAGAGAAAACGTCACACCTTGATGCTCTGAACAGAGACCAGACTGTCAGATTGGTAAAATCTTCAGATAATACTGCAGGACCAGAGAGACCCTGCCATCAGAGGCCAAAGTCCTGCCCATTATTAAAGAAGGACAGTACTAGTAATGCTGCAGGGGCTTCTGCCAGCCAAACACCTGAAAACCCAACTG gcaagaaacaaaagaagaagaaaagtgTTCGTTCTTTATTCATGATGGCCTGGAAAGTGGTGAAACGGACCTTCACCAGAAGATCCAACAAGATAGCTCCAATCTAA
- the LOC134310271 gene encoding fibrous sheath-interacting protein 2-like: protein MPQVNKVDVVQSKVPDLQEPSLQYFRGKLGESLFVKSAEFDSSDKDMEITCGSYNCLHDPHLKNFFNQPQRKKHLLKQGLIIQDDQVLCSVKDLVQYMRYIRRVLMSWNKLHQQEQKQLLKKFMVLKLNGGVPENISAAHMKEWLIYRERSTFRNIFKKNVKQGSNSSYAEKAWEVNQRIELEEMEKEILRELRVERRIPQTPVDVPSKLENVQKIFVLPCSSGSTISPADDQAEGTLLAQDSTLENSPTENSIQ, encoded by the exons ATGCCTCAAGTGAACAAAGTGGACGTTGTCCAGTCCAAGGTTCCTGATCTCCAGGAGCCTTCACTACAATACTTCAGGGGAAAATTAGGGGAAAGT CTGTTTGTGAAATCGGCAGAATTCGACTCGTCGGACAAAGACATGGAAATAACGTGTGGATCCTACAACTGCCTCCACGATCCACACTTAAAGAACTTCTTTAACCAGCCACAAAGGAAAAAGCATCTGCTCAAACAGGGTCTCATCATTCAGGACGATCAG GTGCTGTGCTCGGTGAAAGATCTAGTTCAGTACATGCGGTACATCAGAAGAGTGCTGATGAGCTGGAACAAACTTCACCAACAAGAGCAG AAGCAGCTACTGAAGAAGTTCATGGTGCTGAAACTCAATGGTGGAGTTCCTGAGAACATCAGTGCTGCTCACATGAAAGAGTGGCTCATCTATAGAGAGAGAAGCACCTTCAGGAACAT CTTcaagaaaaatgtaaaacaaggcAGCAATTCAAGCTATGCTGAAAAG GCCTGGGAGGTAAATCAAAGGATCGAACTGGAGGAAATGGAGAAAGAAATTCTCAGAGAGCTCCGTGTAGAACGTCGAATCCCACAAACACCAGTGGACGTTCCTTCTAAACtggaaaatgtacaaaaaatatttgtacTGCCCTGTTCGTCTGGCTCGACCATTTCACCTGCTGATGACCAGGCCGAGGGCACCCTGCTGGCTCAGGACTCAACACTAGAGAATTCACCCACTGAGAACTCAATCCAGTAA
- the dctn4 gene encoding dynactin subunit 4 isoform X1, which yields MASLLQPDRVVYLVRGEKKIRAPLSQLYFCRYCSELRSLECVSHEVDSHYCPSCLENMPSAEAKLKKNRCANCFDCPCCMHTLSTRATNIPAPLPDDPTKTTMKKAYYLACGFCRWTSRDVGMADKSVASGGWLEPENPHAQRINKLIEYYQQLAQREKLERDRKKLARRRPFMPQAFSQHTIHVVDKYGLGTRLQRQRPGAPISALYGLSLKEGEEQKEISIEPAQALDEVEPLPEDFYTRPINLPEVTTLRQRLLQPDFQPAGASQLHPKHKHLLMKRSLRCRKCEHNLSKPEFNPTSIKFKIQLVAVSYIPEVRIMSIPNLRHMKESQVLLTLTNPVESITHVSLFTCEEGDSDDINSTAKVLVPAKELVLAGKDAAAEYDELAEPQDFQDDPDVVAFRKSNKIGFFIKVIPQHEEGNVTVAFKIRHDFRNLAAPIRPSDEGDPPTELIWLTQHVELSLGPLAA from the exons ATGGCGTCTCTTCTGCAGCCCGACAGAGTGGTTTATTTGGTCCGCGGAGAGAAAAAGATCCGCGCTCCGCTCTCTCAGCTCTATTTCTGCCGATACTGCAGTGAATTACGCTCGCTGGAATGTGTGTCACATGAG GTTGACTCCCACTACTGTCCCAGCTGTCTGGAGAACATGCCTTCAGCTGAGGCCAAACTCAAAAAGAACAG ATGCGCCAACTGCTTTGACTGCCCATGCTGCATGCATACCCTGTCCACACGTGCCACCAACATACCTGCTCCACTGCCTGACGATCCCACAAAAACCACCATGAAGAAAGCGTATTACCTGGCCTGTGGCTTCTGCCGCTGGACCTCTCGCGATGTAGGCATGGCCGACAAGTCTGTGG CCAGCGGAGGGTGGCTGGAACCGGAGAATCCTCACGCTCAAAGA ATCAATAAGCTGATTGAGTATTATCAACAACTGGCTCAGAGAGAAAAGCTGGAGAGAGACCGGAAGAAACTGGCTCGACGACGTCCCTTCATGCCTCAGGCTTTCTCG CAACACACTATACATGTGGTG GACAAGTATGGGCTGGGCACCCGACTGCAGAGACAAAGACCTGGAGCTCCTATCAGCGCTCTCTATGGTCTCTC TCTTAAAGAGGGAGAGGAACAGAAGGAGATCAGTATTGAACCAGCTCAGGCTCTGGATGAGGTGGAGCCGCTGCCTGAGGACTTTTACACACGGCCGATCAATCTGCCTGAAG TCACCACACTTCGCCAGAGGTTGCTGCAGCCCGACTTCCAGCCTGCAGGAGCCTCGCAGCTCCACCCCAAACACAAGCACCTGCTGATGAAACGCTCACTGCGTTGCAGg AAATGTGAGCACAATCTGAGCAAACCAGAGTTCAATCCAACGTCCATCAAGTTCAAAATCCAGCTGGTGGCCGT GAGCTACATCCCTGAAGTTAGAATCATGTCCATTCCAAACCTGCGTCACATGAAG GAGTCTCAGGTGCTGCTGACTCTTACAAACCCGGTGGAGAGCATCACCCATGTCAGCCTGTTCACCTGTGAGGAGGGAGATTCTGATGACATCAACAGCACAGCTAAG gtgctaGTGCCGGCAAAGGAGCTGGTCCTGGCAGGAAAGGATGCTGCAGCCGAGTATGACGAGCTGGCCGAGCCCCAGGACTTTCAGGATGACCCAGA TGTGGTGGCGTTCAGGAAGTCCAATAAGATTGGCTTCTTCATCAAAGTGATTCCTCAGCATGAAGAGGGCAACGTCACCGTGGCCTTCAAGATCAGGCATGACTTCCGCAACCTGGCCGCTCCCATCAGACCCAGCGACGAGGGAGACCCCCCCACCGAGCTCATCTGGCTCACACAGCACGTGGAGCTGAGTCTGGGTCCGCTTGCCGCCTAG
- the dctn4 gene encoding dynactin subunit 4 isoform X2, whose amino-acid sequence MASLLQPDRVVYLVRGEKKIRAPLSQLYFCRYCSELRSLECVSHEVDSHYCPSCLENMPSAEAKLKKNRCANCFDCPCCMHTLSTRATNIPAPLPDDPTKTTMKKAYYLACGFCRWTSRDVGMADKSVASGGWLEPENPHAQRINKLIEYYQQLAQREKLERDRKKLARRRPFMPQAFSDKYGLGTRLQRQRPGAPISALYGLSLKEGEEQKEISIEPAQALDEVEPLPEDFYTRPINLPEVTTLRQRLLQPDFQPAGASQLHPKHKHLLMKRSLRCRKCEHNLSKPEFNPTSIKFKIQLVAVSYIPEVRIMSIPNLRHMKESQVLLTLTNPVESITHVSLFTCEEGDSDDINSTAKVLVPAKELVLAGKDAAAEYDELAEPQDFQDDPDVVAFRKSNKIGFFIKVIPQHEEGNVTVAFKIRHDFRNLAAPIRPSDEGDPPTELIWLTQHVELSLGPLAA is encoded by the exons ATGGCGTCTCTTCTGCAGCCCGACAGAGTGGTTTATTTGGTCCGCGGAGAGAAAAAGATCCGCGCTCCGCTCTCTCAGCTCTATTTCTGCCGATACTGCAGTGAATTACGCTCGCTGGAATGTGTGTCACATGAG GTTGACTCCCACTACTGTCCCAGCTGTCTGGAGAACATGCCTTCAGCTGAGGCCAAACTCAAAAAGAACAG ATGCGCCAACTGCTTTGACTGCCCATGCTGCATGCATACCCTGTCCACACGTGCCACCAACATACCTGCTCCACTGCCTGACGATCCCACAAAAACCACCATGAAGAAAGCGTATTACCTGGCCTGTGGCTTCTGCCGCTGGACCTCTCGCGATGTAGGCATGGCCGACAAGTCTGTGG CCAGCGGAGGGTGGCTGGAACCGGAGAATCCTCACGCTCAAAGA ATCAATAAGCTGATTGAGTATTATCAACAACTGGCTCAGAGAGAAAAGCTGGAGAGAGACCGGAAGAAACTGGCTCGACGACGTCCCTTCATGCCTCAGGCTTTCTCG GACAAGTATGGGCTGGGCACCCGACTGCAGAGACAAAGACCTGGAGCTCCTATCAGCGCTCTCTATGGTCTCTC TCTTAAAGAGGGAGAGGAACAGAAGGAGATCAGTATTGAACCAGCTCAGGCTCTGGATGAGGTGGAGCCGCTGCCTGAGGACTTTTACACACGGCCGATCAATCTGCCTGAAG TCACCACACTTCGCCAGAGGTTGCTGCAGCCCGACTTCCAGCCTGCAGGAGCCTCGCAGCTCCACCCCAAACACAAGCACCTGCTGATGAAACGCTCACTGCGTTGCAGg AAATGTGAGCACAATCTGAGCAAACCAGAGTTCAATCCAACGTCCATCAAGTTCAAAATCCAGCTGGTGGCCGT GAGCTACATCCCTGAAGTTAGAATCATGTCCATTCCAAACCTGCGTCACATGAAG GAGTCTCAGGTGCTGCTGACTCTTACAAACCCGGTGGAGAGCATCACCCATGTCAGCCTGTTCACCTGTGAGGAGGGAGATTCTGATGACATCAACAGCACAGCTAAG gtgctaGTGCCGGCAAAGGAGCTGGTCCTGGCAGGAAAGGATGCTGCAGCCGAGTATGACGAGCTGGCCGAGCCCCAGGACTTTCAGGATGACCCAGA TGTGGTGGCGTTCAGGAAGTCCAATAAGATTGGCTTCTTCATCAAAGTGATTCCTCAGCATGAAGAGGGCAACGTCACCGTGGCCTTCAAGATCAGGCATGACTTCCGCAACCTGGCCGCTCCCATCAGACCCAGCGACGAGGGAGACCCCCCCACCGAGCTCATCTGGCTCACACAGCACGTGGAGCTGAGTCTGGGTCCGCTTGCCGCCTAG